In a genomic window of Salvelinus sp. IW2-2015 unplaced genomic scaffold, ASM291031v2 Un_scaffold3499, whole genome shotgun sequence:
- the LOC112075984 gene encoding interferon a3-like, which yields MGSISFWMCLVMTICTWNKTIGCTWMKTLPRSPSMFQVFSNNTITMLQKMGHEVSREPQIPFPDKQYRQVNNFKADEQMAFISHTLNAIKKLYSSGKYESTAWDQKGVDKFMNDLYRQTSELDQCVKAMKTRQSKSVKRVNKKMSLHFKFLKNYLKHEDYSASGWEDXRTVVLAHLQRLDTTLSSQ from the exons ATGGGTTCAATCAGCTTTTGGATGTGCTTGGTCATGACGATTTGCACCTGGAATAAAACCATCGGATGCACGTGGATGAAGACACTTCCTCGGTCTCCGAGCATGTTCCAAGTGTTCAGCAACAACACCATAACGATGCTTCAGAAAATG GGTCATGAAGTCTCTCGAGAACCTCAGATCCCTTTCCCTGACAAACAATACAGACAAGTCAACAATTTCAAG GCTGACGAACAGATGGCCTTCATTTCGCATACTCTGAACGCTATAAAGAAATTGTACAGCAGTGGTAAATATGAGTCCACCGCCTGGGACCAGAAAGGAGTTGACAAGTTTATGAATGACCTCTATCGCCAGACCTCGGAGCTGGACCAATGC GTAAAGGCTATGAAAACTAGACAATCAAAATCTGTCAAAAGAGTGAACAAAAAGATGAGCCTTCACTTCAAGTTCCTGAAGAATTACTTGAAACACGAG GATTACAGCGCAAGCGGCTGGGAAGACRTAAGGACAGTGGTGCTGGCACACCTACAAAGACTAGACACAACATTAAGTAGCCAATGA